CCTGCTTGTCTGACGGTGTACATACCACAGGCACTTGTACTTTTCCGCCTGTTTTATAATGGAAACAGGCGTGCAACACCAAAACGTATGTTCAATCAACGTCGCAGGGCATCAGCGCTACCACCGCTCTTTCCCGAACACATCGCGGCTAGGCTAACTCTCCACAAGTTGCTAAAGTGGACGGCACTTTCCTGGGGTACATTGTGCATTGGGCTGGTTTTTTGGGGCTGGGTTCTTAGATTAAGCGCTTTATTTGGACTAGTTAGAAAACATTGCTTTTGGTCAATGTTCtttaaagagaaggaaaaaaaatgcgcgACAACAAGGAGAGCGCAGGAGCTCTGCAAGTCCAGCTGGCGCAACGTCGACTGGCGAGTCTGTCAAGCGAAGACAATATGGCTCGCCTAAAGAGCACAAAGTCCTGTGCGAGGCGATGAAAGCACGTGTTTAACCCTGAAGCCGGTGCATCAGGAAGGTCAGTCTATGGCCACCAAGCTGACTTGCAATGTAAAACGAGTGAAGTTTCGAGGAAAACAGGCACAGTTGACAGTGCCCGACCCTGCCCTGTGTCGTTATGGCGGCCTTGGAGCGAGCCAGGCACCCATCACAGAGGGATGTCCTGAAAACAGTCTGGCGGCCAGGACTCTGTGTCGTCCTCTTCGCTGGCGGCGACCTCCACGAACGCCGAGTGCTCGCCCTCGGCCGCTGCCGGGCTGTGGTAGTCCTCCTTGGCGCCGGTGTCTCACCCGGGATGCGCAGCGCCAGTCGCAGTGCGTGCATCCACGACGCCAGCTTGTGGAAGCGCTGCCGTGCGCGAGCGGACCACCTGCGCGCACGTGCAGTGCGGTCCAACACTAATGTGCGGCTCTCACTTTGCTGGCGCTCTCGCTGCAAGTGCCGATGGAAGCTATTGCACAGCGGAGTATAAAGGTACGAGCGCCACCAACCACAAGCTACCTGCTGCAAAATCGGGCGATTGTGCTCTACACTTATGTGCTCTACACTTAGGTCTACACTTACAGTTCTACACATTACACTACACTTATGCGCTCAacacagtttgccttagtttgccgataccatctaaacagcactaatttgaATTTCTTCACGGGAGATTGTCAAAAATGgagctttttgcgcaagtttgcgattgtgcagacgattgcgcgtcttacatcttagtagcagtactcaaaggcgcaaggaaagaaaagggtttgcaaaaaaaaaaaaaaaaaaaagggggggggggggttaactgcGCCACTGCCGCACCCGACAGTGTGCATCAATAAAACGAATATTTCCActcttcttctttttattttagacTCCGAGtaacgctgttttatttttattaattaaaTATATTGAGACGAATCGTCCGTAAAAACATACTATTAGGAAGATTAATCTCAAAACTAAAAATATAAAATTATTAATAAAATAGCATTTAAAAAGTCAcaatttttaccgaaaataattactggaAAATGGGTGCTTTCCTCGAATAGTCTAGGCCTTCAGCAAGTGGACCCCCcacgaaaaaaattcctggctacgggcctgctaTCAACCCTCACCACCCTGCACTCGTGGCTTCCAGCTACTCCTGGGACGTATGCCCCTTCTGCATTATAGGTTGTCCCCAGGAGCACACATCGACCGGCGCTGCTTTGCTTCATGCACCGTTGCTACATGTTTACGACGCCCTACCCGGCCGCCTCCGCCCACCACGCAGCTGTGAATCGCGAGCGCGCGCCCGCAATTTTTCACGCGATTCGACTCCAGATTTCCACAGTCGAAGATGCGCAGGAGTTGCAACATGCTGCATACTCATGCTTATAGTGTTTAGCGCGGCTCTGACGTACACCCTCGATTGCTGGATGTTTCTTCGAGTACTTATACACATGTATTAAACCTCCGCTGTGATGCTTATAGTCCGACCGTAAACAAGTAGCATctgctactgaaaaaaaaaaaaaaaaaatctgcgcttGGTTAGACCATCATTCTACTGTCAAAGCTAGGTTGGGCTGGCATGTTGAAACGCTTGCCGAAGCGACTAAAATTTGACATTTTCAATGCGGTTGCATTACACATATTGAGAACTGGGCCGCAGGTGTTGTACCTTGCATAGTTTCTGAAGCGGGCCTATCTCGGAAGCGGCTGAAGCGGGCCTATCTCGGAAGTGGGTTGATCCTGATACTAGTGCCCGATATGTGTGTCCTCAAAAGGGTTTAAGGATCTCGTACTTCTATCGCATTGAAGTCAGTCGAGTGGAGTTAAATACgtctgcttttctttttattcttgatTTGTGCGCGGTTAAACTGCGAGGCCCTACCACTCTCTTCACCAACACGATCAACCCACCTTGGCCGAGTCTTCTCCGCCGGCTGCTTCGGCTTGTGCAAACGGCTCAGGAAGCCGATGAGCCTGAACCTCCTGCTCCCACCTGCAGGTGCGCTGGCGTCGGCGTCCGAGGCACCGTTGCGACGCCGTCCCAGGCGCACGGGCGCCTCTTCGGGCCCGCTGTAGATGTTGCGAGGGTCGGTCGGAACCTGGAGTAGTTTCTGGCAGCACTCGACCAGCTCGTCCGTGATGCCGTCGCCAGAGCCGTTGTACTGGAAGCCAGTGACACCGCCAGTTTGGCAAGAGCGGCTCACGTAGCGGTTCGACTCTACCCCCGCCATGTCCACCGGTTCGTTGGGCCCCGTCGGTGCTGGAAATTCTCGGCTTGTGCTACGCGTGCACGAACCGCTTGACCGCCGCACGCATTCGATGCGTCTTTGTCTTTTCCACTGGCTGGGAGCTCGTGTCCCATTCCGCGAAAAAAATAGTGCCCGCTTGTGCTGACAGCGGTGGTAAATGCTAAAAATATATGAACACCGAAAAGGGGCTTCAGTACCGCAGACTGTTATGACTTTGCTTAGTCTTTGTAACTTTGCATGCAAGGCCGCCATATTGCGATGGACCAAAGTTGTTGCTACTGTTGGTGCTGGGGTTGTAGGTGTAGATGTAGATCATTGGGATACACTGGCGCCAGGCCGGTAGCCAGGGGGGAGGGGCCCTAGGGGCcgcccctacccccccccccccccctcgaaattttTACCTTTACCGAAAATggttactgaaaaataggtgctttcctcaagtAGTCAAGGCCTTCAAGCAAGTGGGCCAACCCccaaaaaattcctggctacggtcCTGACTGGCAcgttcgggggattggccaagaaccagTAGGTCGAAATAAAATGTCCAATAGAGTGCACAATTTTATACTGGCCTAAGTTAGAATCGAAAGATCAGAGATTAAAACCTGCGTGATTTTGTAATTGTGAAAATTTCACCATAACCATAAAATAAAGCATTTCAGATTATATTGGTTCAAAGAAAAGGAGGCTTAAACATTTTGTATTCAGAGTTAAATCTCATGGAACCTAAAAGAAAGTCTTGGAAGGCTAGCGCCagccttcccgtcgctgtgcccaagtgAAGAATCACCCAAAGATAGGGACATTTGGAACAGTTAAATCTAATCCAAGTAGGCGGACTGGTGTTTCTAGGGTTCGTTTTCTTAGGCTAGTAAATCGTCCGACAAGGTTGTTGCCTAACATCATCGAAGCGTCAATGCCCCCCTCCCTTCTTCCACATCATTTCATCCGCTTTGCGGAGTTAGGGGAAATTTG
This Dermacentor silvarum isolate Dsil-2018 chromosome 6, BIME_Dsil_1.4, whole genome shotgun sequence DNA region includes the following protein-coding sequences:
- the LOC125946116 gene encoding uncharacterized protein LOC125946116; the encoded protein is MAGVESNRYVSRSCQTGGVTGFQYNGSGDGITDELVECCQKLLQVPTDPRNIYSGPEEAPVRLGRRRNGASDADASAPAGGSRRFRLIGFLSRLHKPKQPAEKTRPRWSARARQRFHKLASWMHALRLALRIPGETPAPRRTTTARQRPRASTRRSWRSPPAKRTTQSPGRQTVFRTSLCDGCLARSKAAITTQGRVGHCQLCLFSSKLHSFYIASQLGGHRLTFLMHRLQG